One window from the genome of Malus domestica chromosome 01, GDT2T_hap1 encodes:
- the LOC139197448 gene encoding uncharacterized protein: MTRSSQPVREHISDFDGDFERTLRRKKKLQESNPLSPEPELEEQGIAMDNRTLKELAASGLDNAAPLCIQYPMAAQGKTEEFELKSSLLHHIPKFHGLSMEDPNKHLKEFEVVCSSMTPITVDGSILKMKAFPFSLMDKAKDWLYELAPGTVTSWESMKRAFLEKFFPTSRIILLRKKISGIQQSQGESFPSYYERFKSLVASCPQHQMKEELLLQYFYEGLLPLERQMLDASAGGALVDKTPRDAKTLIANRALNAQQYEGVGQRDTPRPHHVNEVSSISELQSQMANLTSMLSQLVEGPKTQGTTICGVCSIQGHQSDQCPQLIENGGWESANAVGYGNQNQPRNDPFSNTYNPGWRDHPNFRWRDAPQYGQQSGFRQPPGFFPRPMEPQPPPQAQSSQTNPGTSMNDDKTYQLLTTMAQGMQNQAKEVNELKKQMGQMAEFLGQFRENGKLPSTTVVNPKGGFESAKAITLRSGKEVRNKEDEKIQLKEDENTYPTARVPSPMPQPSKTSHPSTSGKNVPNVVISNTNLPNVPFPRRFAQSKKEESEKDILDTFRKVQVNIPLLDAIKQVPRYAKFLKELCTTRKRISNKEVVKVSENVSAVLQRKLPPKCKDPGSFTIPCVIGNTRFEKCMLDLGASINVMPYSIYASMNLGELKQDGVIIQLADRSNAYPKGVLEDVLVQVNHLIFPADFYVLEMEDSSHAPSLPILLGRPFMKTARTKIDVFMGTLTMEFDGDIIRFNLSETIKYPMEDHSCFAIDIVDSLAQVHLDRMNDDALEIALVHGIGARNKCGGIQATHGMESDHIAVPPCGEVFEMVAALESLTSHSGKSSLSILDSVLANKLLPSIVQPPTLELKPLPSHLKYVFLGEDQTLPVIISSSLTAQEEDKLIRVLKEHKSAIGWTLADIKGISPTTCMHRILLEEGAKPSREAQRRLNPPMLEVVKKEVIKLLDCGVIYPISDSRWVSPVQVVPKKSGITVVKNEEQELVPTRVVTGWRVCIDYRKLNAMTRKDHFPLPFLDQMLERLAGYKFYCFLDGYSGYNQIVIAPEDQEKTTFTCPFGTFAYRRMPFGLCNAPATFQRCMQGIVLGHIISEEGIEVDKSKVDLVRHLPSPTSVREVRSFLGHAGFYRRFIKDFSKISQPLCRLLQKEVAFEFDGACSTAFKQLKEALTSAPIITPPDWSLPFELMCDASDYAIGAVLGQRKNKQPHVIYYASRTLNDAQLNYSTTEKELLAVVFALDKFRSYLLGTKVIIFTDHAALKYLLTKKEAKPRLIRWMLLLQEFDIEIRDKKGVENVVADHLSRMVHEEASPISETFPDEQLMSIQFMSLTHLTKTLEELKKTDSHLKMEFEINDLGKTRLCFDLKFKHCSDGILVYQLNYTLNVLPLSIPMIVHMLYANETLEELIVFRQDISFAVDLGKDTAPRLHASIKLVLKITMKVTYQTRTR; the protein is encoded by the exons atgacccgtagctcacaacctgttcgtgagcatatctccgactttgacggtgattttgagaggactttgagaaggaaaaagaaattgcaagagtctaatcctcttagtcccgagcctgaattagaagagcaaggtatagccatggacaaccgtacactcaaggagcttgccgcctcgggtttggataatgccgcaccattgtgtatccaatatcccatggctgctcaaggtaaaaccgaagagttcgagttaaagtcaagtttgctccaccacattccaaagttccatgggctttccatggaggatccgaacaaacatttgaaggaatttgaagtggtgtgctcaagtatgactccgattaccgttgacggaagtattttaaagatgaaggcttttccattctctttaatggacaaagccaaggattggttatacgagttggctcccggtacagttacatcttgggagagtatgaagagggcgtttctggagaagtttttcccaacttctcgtatcattcttcttcgtaaaaaaataagtggaattcagcaaagccaaggtgaatcttttccatcttattatgaacgatttaaatcacttgttgcttcttgtccacagcatcagatgaaggaggagttacttcttcaatacttttacgaaggtcttttaccacttgaacggcaaatgttggatgcttccgcgggaggagctctagtggataagacacctagggatgccaaaactctcattgcgaatcgagcactcaatgcacaacaatatgaaggtgttgggcaaagagacaccccacggccacatcatgtcaatgaggtaagttctatttctgagttacaatcccaaatggctaaccttacgtctatgttatcgcagttggttgaaggccccaaaacgcaaggaactacaatctgtggtgtatgctccattcaaggacaccaatctgatcaatgccctcaattaattgagaatggaggatgggaatcggccaatgctgtgggttatgggaatcaaaaccaaccaaggaatgatcctttctccaatacatacaacccgggatggcgtgaccaccccaatttcagatggagagatgcaccacaatatggccaacaaagtggattccgacaacccccgggtttctttccaaggccaatggaaccacaaccacctcctcaggcacaatcttcccaaaccaacccaggtacgtctatgaatgatgataaaacatatcagttactaaccaccatggcgcagggaatgcagaaccaagcaaaggaggttaatgagctgaagaagcaaatgggacaaatggccgaatttttggggcaattccgtgaaaatggtaagttaccaagcactacggtggtcaatccaaagggtggcttcgaatctgcaaaggctatcacattacgaagtggaaaagaggtgagaaacaaggaagatgagaagatacaactcaaggaagatgagaacacctaccccacggcaagggtaccatcacccatgccgcagccatctaagacatcccatccgtccacctcaggtaagaatgttccaaatgttgtgatttcgaacactaatctgcccaatgttccTTTCCCTCGTAGATTTGCACAatcgaagaaagaagaaagcgaaAAGGACATTTTGGATACCTTTCGAAAAGTCCAAGTGAACATTCCTTTACTTGATGCTATTAAGCAAGTGCCCAGGTAcgcaaagtttttaaaagaattatgcacaactaggaaaagaatttcaaacaaagaagttgtgaaggtaagtgaaaatgtatcTGCGGTTTTGCAACGGAAGTTACCTCCAAAGTGTAAGGATCCAGGGAGCTTTACTATCCCATGCGTAATTggaaacactagatttgaaaaatgcatgttagatttaggtgcttctattaatgttatgccatattccatttatgcatcaatgAACCTTGGTGAGTTAAAACAAGATGGCGTGATaattcaattggccgatcgttctaacgcttatcccaagggagtccttgaggatgttttagtgcaggtcaatcatcttatctttcctgcagatttttatgtcttagaaatggaggattcaagccatgctccatcattgccaatcttgctaggccgaccattcatgaaaacagcgagAACAAAAATAGATGTGTTTATGGGAACATTAACCATGGAGTTTGATGGAGACATTATtcgttttaatctttctgaaaccattaaatatccaatggaggaccattcttgtttcgctattgacattgttgattctttggcacaggtacatttggatcgaatgaacgacgatgcacttgaaataGCCTTAGTACACGGCATAGGAGCaagaaacaagtgtgggggaatccaAGCAACCCACGGCATGGAATCTGACCATATTGCCGTGCCCCCTTGTGGTGAAGTGTTTGAAATGGTCGCGGCCCTCGAGTCATTGACATCACATTCTGGTAAGTCTTCACTCTCAATTTTAGATTCGGTTTTGGCTAACAAGTTACTTCCATCcattgtgcagccacctacacttgagttgaagccattacctagtcacttgaagtatgttttcttgggagaagatCAAACACTACCCGTCATCATATCTAGCTCACTCAcagcccaagaagaagacaagttgataagggtgttaaaggagcacaaatctgccattggatggaccttggcggatatcaaaggcattagtcccaccacgtgcatgcatcgcatccttTTGGAGGAGGGAGCTAAGCCATCTCGGGAGGCTCAACGTCGCCTTAATCCACCCATGTTGGAAGTAGTAAAGAAGGAGGTTATAAAATTGCTTGACTGTGGTGTTATATACCCTatttctgatagtcgttgggtgtctCCCGTGCAggttgttccaaagaagtccgggatcacggtggtgaagaatgaagaacaagaGCTTGTACCCACTCGTGTGGTGACCGGTTGgcgtgtttgtattgattacaggaagttaaatgccatgacaaggaaagatcactttCCGTTGCCATTCCTggatcaaatgttagaaaggttagccggttataaattttattgctttcttgatggatattccggatataaccaaattgtgatagctccggaggaccaagaaaagacaacgttcacgtgcccctttggcacctttgcatacaggcgcatgccatttggtttgtgcaatgcccctgcgacatttcaacgatgcatg caaggtattgttctaggacatattatttctgaagaaggcattgaagtggataaatctaaggtagaccttgttcgtcacttaccctctccaacttcggttagagaggttcgttcgtttcttggtcacgcaggtttttataggcgtttcataaaggatttctccaagatttCACAACCACTATGCCGATTGCTTCAAAAAGAGGTGGCTTTCGAGTTTGATGGTGCATGCTCCACGGCATTCAAGCAATTAAAAGAAGCTCTTACTTCGGCTCCCATTATCACAcctccagattggagccttccattcgagttgatgtgcgatgcttcGGATTATgcgattggtgctgttttggggcaacgaaagaacaaacaacctcatgttatttattatgcctctaggacactaaatgatgctcaattaaattactccaccactgaaaaagaattacttgctgtggtatttgcattagataagttccgatcatacttacttggtactaaagttattatttttactgatcatgcagctctcaaGTATTTACTCACAAAAAAGGAGGCAAAGCCTAGactaattcgatggatgttgcttctacaagagtttgacattgagattcgggataagaagggcgtggagaatgtggtggctgaccacctaagtcgAATGGTGCATGAGGAAGCATCGCCAATTTCTGAAACCTTCCCCGATGAGCAACTAATGTCTAtccag